DNA from Lachnospiraceae bacterium C1.1:
TCATTCTGCATGTCAACAACAACCAGTATCCTGTTCATATTTTTTCTCCCTTTAGTGAAGTTTTCTGTAAAGACTCGCCTGCCTATGACCGCTGTTAGTCGTTTTTTCTTTTGTATCGACCACAAGCCCTGTCTTAACATATTTGTTTAAGAAACCTCTTCTGAAATTTCCGGTATCTTCAGCTTTTCCTGTTACTGTCTCGTATATTTTTTTTAACTCATAAATTGTAAAAGACTGATCATTTTTCAAAAACTTAAATGCATCATCTGTATATTCAATACGATTGCGCAATCTTTTAATAGCGGTCTTAATTATTTCAGCATGATCAAATGCCAGATCATCTGACTTAACCACGTTTCTGTCACCTACCAGAGTAAGTCCGTCTATATCTATATTGATCTTAAAAATCTGTGTGTCTGATGCATCATCATCTTCTCGGAAATTTAAGGTACTCTTCGGAACAAAAGCCATATATGCAACAGCAATGATTCTCATTCTTGGGTCTCTGTCTACAGTTCCAAACGTAGCAAACTGCTCAATTGGTATATTTTCCAACCCTGTTTCTTCTTTTAATTCTCTCGAAGCTGCTTCATCTAAAGATTCATTAATTGCAACAAATCCTCCGGGTACCGCCCATCTGTCCTTATACGGAAAGTCCTTTCTTTTGATCAGCAATATAGAAAGTTCATTAGTCTCTGATAAAGTAAAA
Protein-coding regions in this window:
- a CDS encoding NUDIX domain-containing protein, which translates into the protein MYYPTSEEEKKYIENYNADKYEKPSVTADIVIFTLSETNELSILLIKRKDFPYKDRWAVPGGFVAINESLDEAASRELKEETGLENIPIEQFATFGTVDRDPRMRIIAVAYMAFVPKSTLNFREDDDASDTQIFKINIDIDGLTLVGDRNVVKSDDLAFDHAEIIKTAIKRLRNRIEYTDDAFKFLKNDQSFTIYELKKIYETVTGKAEDTGNFRRGFLNKYVKTGLVVDTKEKTTNSGHRQASLYRKLH